A window of Rattus norvegicus strain BN/NHsdMcwi chromosome 14, GRCr8, whole genome shotgun sequence contains these coding sequences:
- the Slc10a6 gene encoding sodium-dependent organic anion transporter — protein MSADCEGNSTCPANSTEEDPPVGMEGQGSLKLVFTVLSAVMVGLVMFSFGCSVESRKLWLHLRRPWGIAVGLLCQFGLMPLTAYLLAIGFGLKPFQAIAVLIMGSCPGGTVSNVLTFWVDGDMDLSISMTTCSTVAALGMMPLCLYVYTRSWTLPQSLTIPYQSIGITLVSLVVPVASGIYVNYRWPKQATFILKVGAAVGGMLLLVVAVTGVVLAKGWNIDVTLLVISCIFPLVGHVMGFLLAFLTHQSWQRCRTISIETGAQNIQLCIAMMQLSFSAEYLVQLLNFALAYGLFQVLHGLLIVAAYQAYKRRQKSQYRRQHPECQDISSEKQPRETSAFLDKGAEAAVTLGLEQHHRTAELTSHVPSCE, from the exons ATGAGCGCAGACTGCGAGGGCAACTCCACCTGCCCTGCCAACAGCACGGAGGAAGACCCACCCGTGGGAATGGAGGGACAGGGGAGCCTGAAGCTTGTTTTCACAGTCCTGTCGGCTGTGATGGTGGGTCTGGTCATGTTCTCCTTTGGATGTTCAGTGGAGAGTCGGAAGCTCTGGCTGCACCTCAGAAGACCCTGGGGCATCGCAGTGGGCCTGCTTTGCCAGTTTGGGCTCATGCCTCTGACAGCTTATCTGCTAGCCATTGGCTTCGGTCTGAAACCATTCCAAGCTATTGCCGTCCTCATCATGGGGAGCTGCCCTGGGGGCACCGTCTCTAATGTCCTCACCTTCTGGGTTGATGGAGATATGGACCTCAG CATCAGCATGACGACCTGCTCCACAGTGGCTGCTCTGGGAATGATGCCCCTCTGCCTCTACGTCTACACCCGGTCCTGGACTCTTCCACAGAGCCTCACCATCCCGTACCAGAGCATAG gaaTTACCCTTGTGTCCCTGGTTGTTCCTGTGGCCTCCGGCATCTATGTGAATTATAGGTGGCCAAAGCAAGCAACATTCATTCTCAAG GTCGGGGCTGCTGTTGGCGGCATGCTCCTCCTGGTGGTGGCAGTTACCGGCGTGGTCCTGGCAAAGGGCTGGAACATAGATGTCACTCTTCTGGTCATCAGCTGTATTTTTCCCTTGGTCGGCCATGTCATGGGCTTCCTGCTGGCGTTCCTCACCCACCAGTCTTGGCAAAG GTGCAGGACGATTTCCATAGAGACCGGAGCACAGAACATCCAGCTGTGCATTGCCATGATGCAGCTGTCCTTCTCTGCTGAGTACCTGGTCCAGCTGTTAAACTTCGCCCTGGCCTACGGACTCTTCCAAGTGCTGCACGGGCTGCTCATTGTCGCAG CATATCAGGCATacaagaggaggcagaagagtcAATACAGGAGACAGCACCCGGAGTGCCAAGACATCAGCTCTGAGAAGCAGCCCAGAGAGACCAGTGCCTTCTTGGATAAAGGGGCTGAGGCTGCTGTAACTCTGGGGCTAGAGCAGCACCACAGGACTGCTGAACTGACCAGTCACGTTCCTTCATGTGAATAG
- the Slc10a6 gene encoding sodium-dependent organic anion transporter isoform X1: MSADCEGNSTCPANSTEEDPPVGMEGQGSLKLVFTVLSAVMVGLVMFSFGCSVESRKLWLHLRRPWGIAVGLLCQFGLMPLTAYLLAIGFGLKPFQAIAVLIMGSCPGGTVSNVLTFWVDGDMDLSISMTTCSTVAALGMMPLCLYVYTRSWTLPQSLTIPYQSIGITLVSLVVPVASGIYVNYRWPKQATFILKVRKPLPRTAHHQMQRLKDRTNELWQYSPFLSLAWSSVTPTGPHRLWHLGKRDVPRDRNTRAWHGLRMPGPAPPLGFPQAPVRSGLLLAACSSWWWQLPAWSWQRAGT, encoded by the exons ATGAGCGCAGACTGCGAGGGCAACTCCACCTGCCCTGCCAACAGCACGGAGGAAGACCCACCCGTGGGAATGGAGGGACAGGGGAGCCTGAAGCTTGTTTTCACAGTCCTGTCGGCTGTGATGGTGGGTCTGGTCATGTTCTCCTTTGGATGTTCAGTGGAGAGTCGGAAGCTCTGGCTGCACCTCAGAAGACCCTGGGGCATCGCAGTGGGCCTGCTTTGCCAGTTTGGGCTCATGCCTCTGACAGCTTATCTGCTAGCCATTGGCTTCGGTCTGAAACCATTCCAAGCTATTGCCGTCCTCATCATGGGGAGCTGCCCTGGGGGCACCGTCTCTAATGTCCTCACCTTCTGGGTTGATGGAGATATGGACCTCAG CATCAGCATGACGACCTGCTCCACAGTGGCTGCTCTGGGAATGATGCCCCTCTGCCTCTACGTCTACACCCGGTCCTGGACTCTTCCACAGAGCCTCACCATCCCGTACCAGAGCATAG gaaTTACCCTTGTGTCCCTGGTTGTTCCTGTGGCCTCCGGCATCTATGTGAATTATAGGTGGCCAAAGCAAGCAACATTCATTCTCAAGGTCAGGAAGCCCCTCCCACGCACAGCACATCACCAGATGCAGAGACTAAAAGACAGAACCAATGAGCTGTGGCAGTACAGCCCCTTCCTGTCCTTGGCCTGGAGCTCTGTCACTCCCACCGGCCCACACAGGTTGTGGCATCTTGGAAAACGTGATGTTCCTAGAGACAGAAACACTAGGGCCTGGCATGGGCTGAGAATGcctggccctgcccctcccctAGGCTTCCCACAAGCACCTGTAAG GTCGGGGCTGCTGTTGGCGGCATGCTCCTCCTGGTGGTGGCAGTTACCGGCGTGGTCCTGGCAAAGGGCTGGAACATAG